In Ignavibacteriales bacterium, a single window of DNA contains:
- a CDS encoding histone H1 yields MSRFTELKDLLNSFEKDFIKFYEKGNKSAGTRVRKEMNELRRKAQDVRKEIQDIKQKAKEAEGGNAPA; encoded by the coding sequence ATGAGCCGATTCACAGAACTGAAAGATTTGTTAAACAGTTTCGAGAAAGACTTTATTAAGTTCTACGAAAAAGGAAACAAATCAGCCGGAACACGCGTTCGAAAAGAAATGAACGAACTTCGCCGCAAAGCGCAAGATGTCCGTAAAGAAATTCAGGATATCAAGCAAAAAGCGAAAGAAGCCGAAGGCGGAAACGCACCAGCGTAA
- a CDS encoding membrane dipeptidase translates to MKYFLGLILFTFIISMIGFQIQTDYRNIHFNSIVIDTHNDVVGRVMDGEDISVKTNAGHSDLPRFLEGGVDAQIFSIFVSPGKPKKEYYSIANRQIDSIDNFVRKNEGRVVLGRSVNEIRNQVSVGEFVVMLGIEGGHAIQDDITKLDHFYKRGVRYMTLTWNNSTTWATSARDENKVGGKRKKKGLSKLGTQIVKHMNEIGMIIDISHAGEKTFWDVIDLTTKPIIASHSSVYSICPNGRNLKNEQIRAIAKNGGVICVNFAPFFIDSGFAANEKLMLKNNKRRVEEFRTQQKADIKLKDKTVLQLLEKEYSEILPSVKKLVDHIDYIAKLVGVDYVGLGSDYDGIQVAPLGMEDVTCYPKITEELVRRGYSESDIKKILGENFLRVLKHNEG, encoded by the coding sequence ATGAAATATTTCCTCGGATTAATATTATTTACTTTCATCATATCTATGATCGGTTTTCAAATTCAAACCGATTATAGAAATATTCATTTTAATTCCATCGTTATCGACACCCATAACGATGTTGTTGGTAGGGTTATGGACGGAGAAGATATCTCAGTTAAAACCAATGCCGGTCATTCAGACCTGCCGCGTTTTTTGGAGGGGGGCGTAGATGCTCAGATATTCTCAATTTTTGTATCCCCCGGTAAGCCGAAAAAAGAATATTATTCCATTGCTAACCGTCAAATAGATTCCATAGATAATTTCGTCAGAAAGAATGAAGGCAGAGTTGTCTTGGGTAGATCGGTAAATGAAATCAGGAATCAGGTTTCAGTGGGTGAATTTGTAGTGATGCTCGGTATCGAAGGCGGTCATGCTATTCAAGATGATATCACTAAACTCGATCATTTTTATAAACGCGGCGTGCGGTATATGACATTGACATGGAATAATTCTACCACTTGGGCAACATCAGCCAGAGATGAAAATAAAGTAGGTGGGAAGCGAAAGAAAAAAGGACTTTCCAAACTAGGTACGCAAATCGTCAAACATATGAATGAAATTGGTATGATAATCGATATATCGCATGCCGGTGAGAAAACATTTTGGGATGTTATTGACTTAACAACGAAACCGATTATTGCTTCCCATTCATCAGTCTATTCCATTTGTCCAAACGGGCGCAATTTAAAAAACGAGCAGATCCGTGCTATTGCGAAAAATGGTGGAGTGATTTGTGTAAACTTCGCGCCATTTTTCATCGACAGCGGTTTCGCGGCTAATGAAAAATTAATGCTTAAAAATAATAAACGTAGAGTTGAAGAATTCCGCACACAACAAAAAGCTGATATTAAACTGAAAGACAAAACAGTGTTACAGCTTTTGGAAAAAGAATATTCGGAAATTCTTCCATCTGTTAAGAAATTGGTGGATCATATCGATTATATTGCAAAGTTAGTCGGAGTTGATTATGTTGGTCTCGGATCCGATTATGACGGAATTCAGGTTGCACCTCTCGGGATGGAAGATGTTACTTGCTACCCCAAAATTACGGAAGAGTTAGTTCGACGAGGATATTCAGAATCCGACATTAAAAAAATATTGGGAGAAAATTTTTTGCGTGTGTTAAAACACAATGAAGGTTGA
- a CDS encoding T9SS type A sorting domain-containing protein, with the protein MMIFTGNTVHDFTLKVLSSYIRGYVRDELSNPLPNIRVWAGRNSSAMTDSTGMYKIMVAPGSDNVGVEWESVLPNYMQPNSHYYSIADNDSIVDNSVSNFTCYSTNATITGKVTENGGTATRQYMVNGWCGPLESSTMGLTDVNGDYTLHIHSSVAMEQYGVNLTDWGGNYPFPSGMYPDTNYWGLTAGAVANFNLIGALTSYEDHFTGNGGYLGPMWNTYNYGNPWGMNSTVTLENDRLKVECNSNDVLSGLGVISMKPFSLSNREFRIFADPTSMMNSNNTIKIILTDVSWNWQHPQNFENSLQLIWEKSPAGYRQWRLVKSQNGIFTDLCTSQDSTGQHILFQFTDPDSLKLIIRGDVCFNGQWGNMLSMAYVYLTQFNLNPEESTPVYFDEFVWDAIGTVGVKEIGGVLPKTFALDQNYPNPFNPATSIKYHIPVSSYVTLKVFNQLGQEVKSLVNQQQAAGNYEVSFEAAQQPSGIYYYQLTAVDDGGKLLTRCSMKALLLK; encoded by the coding sequence ATGATGATATTCACAGGCAACACTGTTCACGATTTCACTTTAAAGGTTCTTTCATCCTATATTCGCGGCTATGTGAGAGATGAATTGTCAAATCCACTTCCCAATATTCGAGTTTGGGCGGGCAGAAATAGCAGTGCCATGACCGATTCAACGGGTATGTATAAAATTATGGTAGCGCCGGGCAGCGATAATGTTGGTGTTGAATGGGAGAGTGTTCTCCCAAACTATATGCAACCCAATTCGCATTATTATTCAATCGCAGATAACGATTCCATAGTTGATAATTCAGTCTCAAATTTTACATGCTATTCAACTAATGCTACAATTACCGGTAAGGTAACTGAAAACGGCGGTACTGCAACGCGCCAATATATGGTGAACGGATGGTGTGGTCCCCTTGAATCATCCACAATGGGATTGACCGATGTGAATGGCGATTATACTTTGCACATTCATAGCTCTGTTGCTATGGAACAATACGGTGTGAATTTAACAGATTGGGGCGGCAATTATCCTTTTCCGTCCGGTATGTATCCTGATACAAATTATTGGGGATTAACAGCCGGAGCGGTTGCTAACTTTAATCTGATAGGTGCGCTCACATCTTATGAAGATCATTTTACCGGGAATGGTGGTTACCTCGGTCCGATGTGGAACACATATAATTACGGTAATCCATGGGGAATGAATTCAACGGTTACTTTAGAGAACGATAGATTGAAAGTCGAGTGCAACAGCAACGATGTTCTCTCGGGCTTGGGTGTAATTTCGATGAAGCCGTTCAGTCTCAGTAACCGTGAATTCAGGATTTTCGCCGATCCGACTAGTATGATGAATTCCAATAATACCATTAAAATTATTCTCACAGATGTATCGTGGAACTGGCAGCACCCGCAAAACTTTGAAAATTCTTTGCAGTTGATTTGGGAAAAAAGCCCGGCCGGTTACAGGCAGTGGAGATTGGTGAAATCTCAAAACGGTATCTTCACCGATCTTTGCACCTCACAAGACAGCACAGGACAACATATACTTTTCCAATTCACCGATCCTGATTCATTGAAATTGATTATTCGCGGTGATGTGTGCTTCAATGGCCAGTGGGGCAATATGCTCTCTATGGCATATGTGTACCTTACGCAGTTCAATTTAAATCCCGAAGAATCAACTCCCGTTTACTTCGATGAGTTTGTTTGGGATGCCATAGGTACAGTTGGAGTGAAAGAAATCGGTGGAGTATTGCCGAAGACTTTTGCACTTGATCAGAATTATCCCAATCCGTTCAATCCTGCAACCAGTATTAAATATCATATCCCTGTTAGCAGTTATGTCACGCTGAAAGTTTTCAACCAGCTTGGGCAGGAAGTGAAATCTCTTGTCAATCAGCAGCAAGCGGCAGGGAATTATGAAGTATCTTTCGAAGCGGCACAACAACCAAGCGGTATTTATTATTATCAACTCACCGCTGTTGATGATGGAGGGAAATTATTAACCAGATGCAGCATGAAAGCGCTTTTGTTGAAGTAG